In Tursiops truncatus isolate mTurTru1 chromosome 9, mTurTru1.mat.Y, whole genome shotgun sequence, a single genomic region encodes these proteins:
- the RINT1 gene encoding RAD50-interacting protein 1, producing MTESKMQLEEQVLTVSSEIPKRIQSALKNAEESKQFLNHFLEQESHLFSSINSHLLTAQPWIEDLGAMINQIEEIERHLAYLKWISQIEELSDNIQQYLMTNNVPEAASTLVSMAELDIKLQESSCTHLLGFMRATVKFWHKILKDKLTSDFEEILAQLHWPFIAPPQSQTVGISRPASAPEIYSNLETLFSQLLKLQTSDELLTETKQLPEKYSLPASPAVILPIQIMLTPLQKRFRYHFRGNRQTNVISKPEWYLAQVLMWIGNHTQFLDEKIQPILDKVGSSVNARLEFSRGLMMLVLEKLAADIPCLLYDDSLFCHLVDEVLLFERELHSVHGYPSTFANCMHILSEETCFQRWLTVERKFALQKMDSMLSSEAAWISQYKDITDVDEMKVPDCAETFMTLLLVITDRYKNLPTASRKLQFLELQKDLVDDFRIRLTQVMKEETRASLGFRYCAILNAVNYISTVLADWADNVFFLQLQQAALEVFAENNTLSKLQLGQLASMESSVFDDMINLLERLKHDMLTRQVDHVFREVKDAAKLYKKERWLSLPSQSEQAVMSLSSSACPLLLTLRDRLLQLEQQLCFSLFKIFWQMLVEKLDIYIYQEVSKSRLYVGL from the exons atgacagaaagtaaaatgcaGTTAGAAGAACAG GTACTTACAGTTTCATCAGAAATCcctaaaagaattcagagtgcCTTAAAAAATGCAGAAGAATCAAAGCAATTCCTTAATCACTTTCTGGAGCAAGAAAGCCATCTCTTCAGTTCCATTAACAGCCATCTGCTGACTGCACAGCCCTGGATAGAAGATCTCGGAGCCATGATTAACCAAATTGAAGAGATTGAACGGCATCTTGCTTATCTTAAATGGATTTCACAAATTGAAGAACTGAG TGATAACATTCAGCAGTATCTGATGACCAATAACGTCCCAGAGGCAGCTTCTACTCTGGTCTCCATGGCAGAACTTGACATCAAGCTTCAGGAATCATCCTGTACTCATCTTCTTGGGTTCATGAGAGCCACTGTTAAATTCTGGCATAAAATTCTCAAGGACAAGCTTACAAG TGACTTTGAGGAAATTTTAGCACAGCTTCATTGGCCATTCATCGCACCCCCTCAGTCTCAAACTGTTGGCATAAGTCGACCAGCCAGTGCCCCTGAGATATACAGTAACTTGGAGACACTATTTTCTCAGCTCCTGAAACTACAAACCTC AGATGAATTACTTACTGAGACAAAACAACTTCCAGAAAAATACTCTCTTCCTGCATCCCCTGCTGTCATCCTGCCCATCCAGATTATGCTGACTCCCCTTCAAAAGAGGTTCAGGTATCACTTCAGAGGGAACCGACAAACTAATGTTATAAGCAAG CCCGAATGGTACTTGGCTCAGGTACTTATGTGGATTGGGAACCACACTCAGTTTCTGGATGAGAAGATTCAGCCAATATTAGACAAAGTAGGCTCTTCGGTGAATGCAAGG CTTGAATTTTCTCGGGGCCTTATGATGCTGGTTCTTGAAAAGTTAGCTGCTGATATTCCTTGTCTGCTCTATGATGACAGTCTCTTCTGTCATTTGGTGGATGAGGTGCTTTTGTTTGAAAGAGAACTACACAGCGTTCATGGCTATCCCAGCACTTTTGCTAATTGTATGCATATTCTGTCAGAAGAGACCTGTTTTCAGAGATGGTTGACTGTGGAGAGAAAAT TTGCTCTTCAAAAAATGGACTCAATGCTCTCGTCAGAAGCTGCCTGGATATCCCAATATAAGGATATCACTGATGTGGATGAGATGAAAGTTCCAGACTGTGCAGAGACGTTTATGACACTACTCTTGGTTATAACTG ACAGAtataaaaatcttcccacagcTTCCAGAAAGCTGCAGTTCCTGGAGTTACAGAAGGACTTAGTAGATGATTTTAGGATACGATTAACTCAGGTGATGAAAGAAGAGACTAGAGCTTCCCTTGGCTTTCGATATTGTGCAATTCTTAATGCCGTGAACTATATCTCAACAGTACTAGCAGATTGGGCTGACAATGTT ttctttctaCAACTTCAACAGGCAGCATTGGAAGTCTTTGCAGAGAATAACACTCTCAGTAAATTGCAGCTGGGGCAACTGGCCTCTATGGAGAGCTCTGTCTTTGATGACATGATTAACCTGTTAGAGCGTTTAAAGCATGACATGCTGACCCGGCAAGTAGACCATGTTTTTAGAGAAGTTAAAGATGCtgcaaaattgtataaaaaagaaag gtGGTTGTCCTTGCCATCGCAGTCAGAGCAGGCAGTGATGTCCCTGTCCAGTTCGGCTTGCCCCTTACTGCTTACTTTACGAGACCGTTTACTGCAATTGGAGCAGCAGCTCTGCTTCTCCTTATTTAAAATCTTCTGGCAAATGCTTGTAGAGAAGCTGGACATATACATCTACCAAGAAGTAAGTAAGAGTAGACTGTATGTTGGGTTGTGA